The DNA window ggaaTTCTAAAAGTAGAGTCTTTACactttaacttaaaaaaagtacatgtataaatttggatgatttttcgcaaagttgcattattttgaagattgcctaaaaattcggtcaaCATTtctgtctcgttttttttgcgccagtgtatttttctattcagtttaatatatataatatatacttatttttagaaagtgAATTGAAatcttcaatattaatttgtatgtttttttgttacgactactttttttgtaattgacCACTTCTTCGAGAAATAAATTCCAATATTTGTACAGATTACAAGAACGATTTGAAAACAGCTGTTCAAAATCATttatctgtaataaaatatattattagtaaCTTTGAGGAAAAGAGatcagaattttaataattattatcataccAGAATGTCAACATTAGATCATAGGGATACGGGTAGGTAGGAATGTGTGAATAGGTAAACTAATAAATGGAAATACGGGTAGGAAATACGGGTAATGGAAGTACGGAAGGACagctttagcatcctcttaaaataaataattatgtacattgagataaatggttttattataataatgttctGGTTGAGCGTATTCTTATTAAACGAAACAGAATTTCTGGTTATCGTTACAAGATTTTACAACTTATAACTATACCGTTTGATTAACCGTACTATAAGAATTTGATTAAGTGTTTTCTTGTTGGATCTACAAAACTTCTtgttaaatctataaaataatacaaaacttcttgttgaatctacaaaataatataaaacttcttgttatatttacaaaaatcgcGATAAACAGTTGACAAATTGTTCATCGCATTCATTTGTTACACTGCTGCCGAGTGCCGGCGCCTTCGTTTCTCGCGGTGCATGCCAGTCTCGCGCAAACCAACGCGGCATCGATGCAATACTAGTATCACGCGGCACCCACAAGGTAGCTGCATGCTTTATTTCGTGTATCTTATAATCgtgtatttacattattctgtTCAACGGCATGGCGGATGAAAAAACGTCTACTCTTCTGCGCGAATGGAATTTCGATAGCTATATAGAGATTTTTAGAGGTTagtaatatacaattaatttaaaaactctatCCAAActcgttttataatttaaaaaattgtgttaacctaataaaacaatataataagattaacaagaaatttttgtaaagttttgtaaacctaacaaaacaattagtaaaattaacgtTGTAAAATTAACGAGAAATTCTGGTAGATTCAAACAGGATGGAATTAACCAGAATCCTCTGGTAATTCCaactacaaaatttgtatcgtCCATTTTAGAACAAACGAACAGGTTGAATCTCAATCAGAATTTctcataaaacaacaaaacttttttttctagtaTATAAAAGCCTTATTTACTGCAGGTTCCTCTCTACTTTTAACTAAATAACTctctacttttatttaaaataaattaatatattttattaattgcaaagaaatgtctttttaaattaagaaaaaatattttttaacaaaaaatatgtatattatactataaaaatattctattaatttctACTTTGAAGTCCAATTTTggcatttgttttaaaatatctactatttctttaaaaaatgattaaaaaaagaaataatgttgCACCTTTTATTCTATTGTGTGTAgtttctcaattaaaaaaaaaaaaaaactttgtataGCTATTTGTCGACAACGTCGTGTTCGACTATTCGCTCAATTTcatatgttacaaaatttttcaaataaaggTCAATTTACACATATCCGTAACGTGTCAATGCCGTATCAGTACCGTGTCAATGACATCCGTGACATTTTTGTCACTGAATGACTGTTTCCACGtgtaatttgcatttaaatcCAAGACTTGGTTCTAAAAAAGTAACTTGTTTGATATTGGATGAACCACAGGTAAATACTGATCATCGTAATCCATCcgtgaaaaagtaaaaatatcgttGACGATGAACACAATGTCACTGAACGGATACTGAACTGAGCTGATCACGTTATTGTGCCGGACATGTGTGAACATGTTCATTCAAACCAAAGggacaatatttattatcatgcACTGACATTGATGGAAAATTACGGATCTGAGCGGATATGACACTAATTCCTGATAACGGATATGTGTAAATTGACCtttaaagaactttttatttaaaacaaatccATAAATCTttcattgtaaataaataatttatatttacaaattaatttatttatatcttgcttattttttaaacacataagtgttttaaattttggttaactatttttatatttaagaacatccatttttttcttaaaaaattgttaatttttttacgttacagcatttaaaatcaaagaaatcttttttttaattaaaagacttaaattaaaaagaaattatattatatatttaaaaagtatttctttgattgtataatcatttttttaaatctaataaatattttctttacttaagagaaacagatttaaaaaatagatttattttaaaaagtatttttttaagtgtacgttatactattttttaatataaattaacagtgtaatattgaattaataatgcattgtacctttatatattcataatagTGTTACAATGTtttgtgttaataattattctaatacaAGCATTGGTCTATTTTTATTCACCTTTATCACTGAGAGATTTCAACAAGAAGAAATAGGATACTGTAGCATGTATAAGCTGtcaataaaaatgaaacaaaatcATTAGATCAAcatgcaaaaaaagaaaaactgaatattattaactgaatgaaataaagatgttcttttatattttgcaaaaattaaaatcaatagaaATTCTAAAAAGTCAACTAACTTCAttagtaaaagaaatttttaattaacatatagGATCCTATTACTctcatgaaaatataaaattgaagcGTAAGAcgaatgtaaagggagagtaatagaagcgtGAACAAACCTTCTAAagcgtaaattaaaacaatcaaatgtaaaagaagcgtTAACGCAATTGGGCATAGTCCTTTAGAAAATATCTTATGTAgcaaatatcttaaaaatatttttaaaacgtttttagacatattttagaaatatttctcttctagaaatattttaaagatatttttgatacattttatCCATACAAGATAACTTAATGTTTTCTGagtagattaaaattaaaacaattgaattttttttattcagtgTTGAACTTTGACAATGTAGAATTCATATTCCTGGATTTGtggaaattaaatgtaaatggtGTTAGAACATTAACGCGCGATAAAACTGAATGATTCTGTTAAGGTTTTACTCAGACTTACACGGgtgattataatgtaaaaacttACATTAGCGAACATGACTATATCGacggataaaaaaattgcttttatagtCATTGGTTTTTGCATCAGCATCAGAATAACATTTACTCTTACGTAATGATCGAGTTTCGAATTATGCCATTTACCAAAATATATCCCATTACGAAAATCTTCGctctaaatttatataatagaaaacaaattgttttctgttataataattgttttatcaaATCAGTAAAACTTACTGCATTTGTAAGAATGGTGCCGCACCATGCGTATATAAACGTTTGAAACAGCTTTACTGAAGTGtacattagaaatattaacaCGTAGCGAAGATTAAAATTCGATAACTGTtgcaaacatttaataattatataatattatattagagaattgattatacataatatatagcTGATTAAAAGATTGAGTGccaatttttgcattaatatacTATTTACGTACGTGTATCATCTCGTACATCATTGTGCACATAAACATAGCATTGGTAATAACGTGCCAAAGAATGATGGGTCCATAGACGTGTTCTAGCGTGTTGCGACATTGCAGTAACTTCTGATGTTTCTTTATATACGTTCTTAACTGATCTGAAAAACTTTCAATGGACAAATTATTCGAGAGCCTGAAAGTCATAAAACGAAGCGTCGAGACGAATTGATAGACATAAAAGCCAAAAATACTGTCGACGCCGCTCGCCGTTACGACACCGAGGGAACTCAAAATTGTCTCTATAAGCAGATGAAGatgatacaaaaaattgtcGGGAACAGACCAGAAGTATCCATATCCTTTACTCATCGGCAGAGTGTAATTTATAGTCAAACGTAAGTGAAAAAGATCGCGAATTATGTGGATATACGAAGCTGCATAAATCATAAGCAGCAATGTAACCAATATGGTAGTATATGTATACGTcacaatgtaaattttacgttGAGACGACAATATCATAGTCCGGATTTTCTTGTTTTGCATAAACTCCTCCTCAAAGGACTCATTTAGCGTCCGGTGATGATTTATCAAAGAGCCGCGATTTATCAAAAAGCTTATTACCTTAAAGAAAAtcagaaatgtatatttctatttcttatgaaataaagaaattacaaTTAGACGTAGCACATCTAATATCGCgatattatattgattatatatcatactgttacgtccagccttataggatttaactttatttattttgattggaAGGATATCtcagggagaacaggtaaggcagggaagtACATAACCAAACGTGTAATTCCCGTAGGCACGCAAATTAAGAGAggtgcctcgggtcgaacgTACTTTTTGTGACTGAAAAATGTCGGTCAGCGTGCCGATAAGCCCGTTATAATCCGTTTTCGAGTCGTGCGTCTATCGGTCCAAGTTTCAAGTCAatgaattgaatcgctttaactcgggatcgaaCCAAGTGCTATCTTTGTTCGGGATGAAGGGAGGTcgtaaaaacttaaataaatgatacagttttacgtaaaattaacaaaagtatttattctaataacaaaataataaaaatacaaagcgCTGAAGTCAtgatttgataattttgtaataacggtGATATAATCGAATTTAAAACGCATAGTGAGCATGTAATATAGTTGtacagatattatatatacaagtaTGTGGGCGAAGAAagggaaataaaaagaatttttcattttaattccATAGTTTTAACGGTAAACGCGGAACAAGGAAATAGTCGAAGGgtttactaaataattacgtGAGGAAAACAGGGATACTCGAAGAGATTTGAGGAACACTGAGTTCTTCGGGGATTGAAATAGTAGGAGAGATtcgaggaacactaagttCTTCGGGTTGGGAAGAAGAGGATGGAGAGATGTCTCAAGGATCACACTGGGGTTCCTCAAGATTTTGAGATGCAAGAGGGACGTCTCGAGGATCACACTGGAGATCCTTGAGGTCATGAGAGAGTAAAGGATGGCGAGAATCACACGcaaacggttatttattttttactaatgtTTGGATtctttattgctcattttttatcagaaaacGTAAAATCTTGCTTCGAACGCGATCGAGcttgtttttgtatttctacgttcagaatttattgtttgttgactcaatattcaaaagGAGTTGAAATTTATCAACTTGGTCGTTTCATCCATCTATGTGTTTTATCGTCACGTTTCTAACAGACGAATTCTCAACGcatgaaaaaattatcggagagcgttgaaacaaaatttcttttgtaatcttATTTGTTTCTCTGACCAAGAGAAACGTGGAGTCTGCCAGACGTAACaatacatataacaaaatttcaaccagagcgaaaatttaatatacataattgagTATATGTTTTGTAAAACAGACTTTCtggttatataataatagaagatTTTATAACCAGAACGTttgacttttattatattccaGTAATTCATACAATTCAGATTTCTGATTagatatattgattaaatctATCAGATTTCCATTTAATGCAACAAAACTCTTTTTCCAAATGTgatacttgaattttaagttaaattttctttttttacaaaaaatatagtattatcaaaaatgtttattaaaactttaactGAGGCACACTGACAATGAACtttcgtaatttatttttgatcaaatagtttttaatataaatcttttctccggttgattttttgaaaaaatgtcaatgtacataaaaaatacatacagaaagaaatgtattttttgacTTTCAGATAGACAATTATcagaataatttaactttataatctaGCTATTGCTTGGTCAAAACTTAATGgacgaatatatgaatatgttattgtgtttttattatatattatacagtaTGCCTTTAATCTCATTctcttacataataaaatgcaaatttttatcaattagtACCTTGATAAGACAGCCAATTGCAGACATCAAATTTCCTACGAATTTCATCATATGTACTAAGTTATGTCTAGAGATGTAGATTAAATTGAATCTTATCACTGCATTCATAATTGTTAGACAAACCACACAAACTGGCCAGTAATATGCAGGCTTGCCGGATTTTGTTGGCATGTACCAACAACCACCGATAGTTAAACAAATTTGAGTAAAGCGTTGGTATGTTTTATACGCTTGATATTGTTTATCAGTCATGATATTCGCGCATTAAAGAACTCAAAGAGTGATGGATGAAAAGACTTTTAAACTGGAAAAattcaatgttttaaaatttcaacgaatttaaaatttttgtatttaatacttgtagagaaaaaataaaattttcttaagtatattaaatatctctgattttctgcttttttaatattgtatttgatTGTTTGCAAAAGTAATGggattaatagaaaattattagaatttttttagtaaaacatTAGGCTcctaaaatatactaaaatataaaccATGGAAATGTTTGAATacaataatcttaattttccttataacatacattttttggtaatttcaaatattaagcactttttacaattactatttcaaaaatagcaaaatttctattatttttgtattataatctaatattttttaaataaaagattaaagatttttctttataaaagatttaatttctttatgacCTATTGTATTAATCATGacaatgataattattaaaattaaatattgtatttttaatgatatttaaaatgtaattgatagttagattaataatattaacatttatagttgtatgtttatacaattattgtggaaaaaattagaattattgttaaaaaggATTGCAATTTACATTGTCGCAGCTTACTTTAAACTTTCTGTCGAgtgacttttttattattgagtaTTATTGGAAAAATCTAACAAAAATTCAGATATTTGCTAGATACGTACACGCAAaggaagaattttaatatatgggGTAAGTtggtaatttaaaaaatacaagcaGTCGCAGACACAATAGAATTACGAATTCAATTTCAATCACTTGCTcttgaattttattgtaactttCTGGGGGATCTAGCAACGCTACTAAGACGTTACAACCGACAACATAAAGCAACCCTGTTTATCtagtaataaaagaaaattgttttggATTTCCTTGCCAGAAACATCAAACTGGAACGACTCGTGTCATTAATCGTGTCATTAATCGTGTACACTTTTATGCAACGCGAAATTCGAAACTTGGAACACGATTTTATATTCCGTTGTATTATTACGAAAAAAGGAGTAGCACAAAACGAGCTAATCAGTACGTATGCGTAAGTTTAACAATGTtctcaaacattaaattagtaaaatttgaaagaaagtAACATTAAAGTAATTGAGGaacatttaagtaaaatttagaaatgtttattttatgtgtaaattctttgattgatttaaaaataatattgtataaacattttagaaaagttatttgattttttttttttttgaaatactgAAATGATAATGTTACATATAGAATAGACATGTAGagtaaattatgattttattataatttatataattacgaatatttcaaataatatatttcaaacatctttaaaaaaaaagcaatacaTTTTCATATAGATTATCCCTTTATATAAAACCTgaggaaatt is part of the Monomorium pharaonis isolate MP-MQ-018 chromosome 2, ASM1337386v2, whole genome shotgun sequence genome and encodes:
- the LOC105835404 gene encoding odorant receptor 9a isoform X2, producing MTDKQYQAYKTYQRFTQICLTIGGCWYMPTKSGKPAYYWPVCVVCLTIMNAVIRFNLIYISRHNLVHMMKFVGNLMSAIGCLIKVISFLINRGSLINHHRTLNESFEEEFMQNKKIRTMILSSQRKIYIVTYTYTTILVTLLLMIYAASYIHIIRDLFHLRLTINYTLPMSKGYGYFWSVPDNFLYHLHLLIETILSSLGVVTASGVDSIFGFYVYQFVSTLRFMTFRLSNNLSIESFSDQLRTYIKKHQKLLQCRNTLEHVYGPIILWHVITNAMFMCTMMYEMIHLSNFNLRYVLIFLMYTSVKLFQTFIYAWCGTILTNASEDFRNGIYFGKWHNSKLDHYVRVNVILMLMQKPMTIKAIFLSVDIVMFANLIHATVSYFFLLKSLSDKGE
- the LOC105835404 gene encoding odorant receptor 9a isoform X3 gives rise to the protein MPTKSSKSTYYRSICGILLEIMYMLLLFSVSYNYRHNLTIMIKFIGIATSAVSVILKVISFLINRGSLINHHRTLNESFEEEFMQNKKIRTMILSSQRKIYIVTYTYTTILVTLLLMIYAASYIHIIRDLFHLRLTINYTLPMSKGYGYFWSVPDNFLYHLHLLIETILSSLGVVTASGVDSIFGFYVYQFVSTLRFMTFRLSNNLSIESFSDQLRTYIKKHQKLLQCRNTLEHVYGPIILWHVITNAMFMCTMMYEMIHLSNFNLRYVLIFLMYTSVKLFQTFIYAWCGTILTNASEDFRNGIYFGKWHNSKLDHYVRVNVILMLMQKPMTIKAIFLSVDIVMFANLIHATVSYFFLLKSLSDKGE
- the LOC105835404 gene encoding odorant receptor 49a isoform X1, translated to MTDKQYQAYKTYQRFTQICLTIGGCWYMPTKSGKPAYYWPVCVVCLTIMNAVIRFNLIYISRHNLVHMMKFVGNLMSAIGCLIKVISFLINRGSLINHHRTLNESFEEEFMQNKKIRTMILSSQRKIYIVTYTYTTILVTLLLMIYAASYIHIIRDLFHLRLTINYTLPMSKGYGYFWSVPDNFLYHLHLLIETILSSLGVVTASGVDSIFGFYVYQFVSTLRFMTFRLSNNLSIESFSDQLRTYIKKHQKLLQCRNTLEHVYGPIILWHVITNAMFMCTMMYEMIHLSNFNLRYVLIFLMYTSVKLFQTFIYAWCGTILTNASEDFRNGIYFGKWHNSKLDHYVRVNVILMLMQKPMTIKAIFLSVDIVMFANVSFYIIITRVSLSKTLTESFSFIAR